TtaatatcgtgagaaaacctgcatgcctgccaATGGTATGTGACCATTGACCaatgtggtggactatggcatGAACCCACCGTTCTGAGACCAGACCCGTGTTCACGGATATATTCCGTGGACCGCCAATGAGTTGATGGACGATaatgaaatcacactaatattataaaggcgaaagtttgtgtatgcgtgtgtgtgtatgtttgttactccttcacgcaaaaaccactggacggatttggctgaaattcagaatggagatggattatacctttttatcccggaaaatcaaagagttcccacgggatttcgaaaaacttaaaccctcgcggacgaagtcgcgggcgtcagctagtaaataaaataaatctcacCAATAAGCGCTCCGAGTGTGAAGGGGGTGACCTTTTTCACTACAATGGAGTTTGTGGGACGGTTGCCCTTAAACACCTTATGTGGAAGGATCTTGAAGATCGCTTCGGGCGCCATACCGGACTTCTCCAGCTCTGCTTTGGCCTgcgaaaaattataaaacaattatACTTACAAGCTAAATGATTTAAATGATTTGGTTACGGATTTCTTTTacaaagaaaaaccggccaagtgcgagtcagactcgcgcactgagggttccgtactcgggtattttttccaacatttttcacgataaatcaaaaactattatgcataaaaatctgttttagaatgtacaggtaaagaatgAAACagaaaacccttttatatgataccccacttggtatagttatcttactttgaaaatggaaacacattttaatttttttttaatgatttgtacataaccacaaattcactgttttcggatttattcctttgcttgtgctataagacctacctacctgccaaattccatggttctaggtcaacgggaagctccctctaggttttcttgacagatacgacaaatggacagacagacaacgaagtgatcttataagggttccttttttccttttgaggtacggaaccctaaaaatcttcaAAACAGACGAAATCATTATGGCCATTTAAAACTTTAAGGGCCTTAGTATAGAATAAAAgtagataaacaagtgtaaattaaaaatttataacacccccgacaagtgaaggttacagtaataactagaaaagagctgataactttcaaacggctgaaccgattttcttggattacagctaagaccactctctatcaaaccacctttcaaacaaaaaaaactaaattaaaatcggttcattagtttaggagctatgatgccacagacagatacacagatacacacgtcaaacttataacacccctctttttgggttgggggttaataaatgataCTCACTTCGTCGGAAGTCTTCCCCTTCATGAGAGCTTCGGTTTGAGCTAAGAAGTTGGCGAGTAAAATCTTATGGTGAAGACCTCCAGATATGGGGTTGTGAGTTTGCGCTGGCGCTATGAAGTCGCATGGAATTAACCTGCAAGAACATTTGAATTGTTTTATCTGCATTTTATACCAATGTTGGCCGTTGGTGCCAGGTCCAGTGTCTTACTAGACCAGTTAGCCCCTGAGGGTCACGTGTTTACCCTTACTCTCCATATCGTGAGATGGACAGCAGGCCCACCTGGTGCCTTGGTGAATGAGCTGGTAGAAGGCATGTTGGCCGTTGGTGCCGGGCCCAGTGTCTTGCTAGACCAGTTAGCCCCTGAGAGTCACGTGTTTGCCCTTACTCTCCATGTCGTGAGATGGACAGCAGGCCCACCTGGTGCCTTGGTGAATGAGCTGGTAGAAGGCATGCTGACCGTTGGTGCGGGGCTCGCCCCACACGATGGGCCCGTGTTGTACTGGACCTGTTGGCCCCTACGGACCACGTATTTACCATAGCTGTCCATATAGCTATGCTGGCagcagtcaaagtcaaagtcaaaatcaaagtaggtacctactttgaataaatgatttgcacgatgaccgacgatataaagcggctggcgggaagtggctggatgaggaaggctgaggaccgggtgtggtggcgctctatagggaaggcctatgtccaacagtggacatccacaggctgatgatgatgatgaggtactattgtacactttttgtttGTCCAATTTGTTAGATtcgaaagatgatatagtggtgataattaattacgtaaacttaaactaaagctacgagggttccaaacgcgcccaagtctagTAAAGTAGGGCCACCTGGTGCCTTGATGGATGAGCTGGTAGAAGGCGTGTTGGCCGTTGGTGCCGGGCTCGCCCCACACGATGGGCCCCGTGTTGTACTGCACCTGTTGGCCGCCGCGGGTCACGTATTTGCCATTACTCTCCATATCGCCTTGTTGGAAGTAGGCCGCAAACCTGATCAattaataaagttgaaaactaaaacccgactgcgatcgtcttaataaacgctgaaatattatagtaaaattgtttttctgtcgcttggtatattttaatgtttgagtacatttatattcatgaactcaaaattttctcctctttcatttgacaccccacttgatacaatagcaaaaaagatttttggagacactttttttcatgtaacatccgttaggtcaatttttttttttttttggtataaaatgtagcttatgtcacccggacctttacgacgaatcgattgacacctcattcatcaaaatcggcccagttgtttaggcgctacggtggaacacacagaatctggatacaaacatacatacatacatacatagactgctaaaatcataaccctttcttttggctttgccgcagtcgggtgaaAAAAAAGTTAGTTGATCGAAACAATAGACCCACCACGACTGATCTAATTTATTCGGGGATCGACTCAACTTTTCTTTGAAGTCGTTAGGATGACGGAAAACATGaataaacctgcatgcctgagagttctccacaatgtccTCAAAtcatgtgtgaagtctgccaatccgtacctGGTGCTCGATTGCGgcaaaatgacagctacaatgtgacgatcgcaatcaactCTGATTGGTTAAAGcttgctcactattggctacaatgcattgttgcaacaagaatactacaaattcagccaatcacaacaattgcgattgtaacaatgattgatgcaggttttccggaatcaaCCTACTGGTCAGCATGGTAgatggccaaacctttctcattctgagaggagagcaaTGTTCATCAGTGAACGGGGGTTGGGTTGATTATAATGATTTTTACTGTCGAATATTGAACGCATACGTACCTATGTAAATACTGATCGTAGGGCAAAAGGGCGTGCGTCTCCGCGCCATAGAAGTTGCTGTACCACACACCAAGCAATGCAAGAATCACTGGGGCCTacaatcaaattaaatatgtagTACACTTAATATAACACAAATAATTACAAAGAGTTCCTTTGAGCattaaatagttatttgttacGCAAGGCTGCAAACTTGTTATTTTGTCGCGAGAGTTAGTATTGAACTCCGAGTCAACGAAGGATTctaaggtttttcaaaaatagaatcTTGAGCGAAGCGAGGAATTCAAAGGCTCTAGCGCAATTTGCAGCCGTGcaaaacacacaaactttcatctCACTACAGCGAGGAAAACGCTAGATGCTTGATACAAGAGGCGCCAGTACCGTGAAGGTTTCAATAAGaagttaaaaattttataaaaaccaatATTTTTCAGTGCATTTACATTTTTCTCCAACGGCGCCGTAGTGAAATGGTTGTCCATAAAGTTGGCTCCGTCGAGAAGTTTCTCGAAGTTATCGAATCCGATGTAAAGCGAAATCGATAGACCGATCGCTGACCAGAGGGAGTACCTGAAATATATGATTTAATCATGGAAATGTCTACTCTATCCAGGgaagaagttagtatagagcTCTTTCTTTCACGTAATTGcacacaaatgacagagacgaaaatctcagtgggcgttaactattttgagtcaccaaccagtcacgaacatgttttcaaaatcaTTCGAAACAACATGGTTGGTTGGTgttttttattagatttaaaGGCAATTAACGATAGAAacgataaaaaaatatatgtacctgcataaacttaatattaagaaaaaaaaatacaaagaaaaaaaaatggaaaaaatatattaaaaattttaaaaaaattgagagGTAGGCAggctaaagtaaataaataataaaacgatATAAATTTCTTACCTTCCTCCCACCCAATCCCAGAAGCCGAACATGTTTTTGGGATCAATACCAAAAGCTGTCACCTTTTCAGCATTCGTTGAAAGTGCTACGAAATGTTTTGATACAGCTGATGgctagaaagaaagaaaaatacatttttaactgtttacttTAAAGGTGTTTTGGTGTTAAAGTGTCGTTAAACAAATAAATCgtggtatcacactaatattataaaggcgaaagtttgtatgtgtgtgtgtgtgtgtgtgtgtgtgtgtatgtttgttactccttcacgcaaaaaccactggacggatttggctgaaattcagaatgtggatagataatatcctggattagcacataggctactttttatcccagaaaatcaaagagttcccacgggatttcgaaaaacctaaatccacgcggacgaagtcgcgggcgtcagctagttatatataaTTCTGTAATACAAAATGGTGGTTTAATTGTTTTCTTTGCAGTTTACCTTAAAATTAACTTACATATGTGATGAAGGGAACCTACTTATTCACACGAAGTTTAAACTGAAATTGATTATTCAGACAAACATGCAAATAAACTCTAGTGCAGGATGAGaaactttattgataaaataaaatattataattttgaataTCATGTTCTTAAAAAATCGATTTTGTTcgctataaaattattatataggtattacAATCGAGAATTACCTACCCAAGGTAGTCATGCAGACCTATTTTGTTAAAACtaacacattaatattataaaggtgaaagtttgtgttcgtttgttactctttcatgcaaaaactaagAAACAGATTTGGgtaaaattcggaatggagatagattataccctggattaacacttaggctacttttattccggaaaatcaaagagttcctacaggattttgaaaaacctaaatccacgcggacgaagtcgcgggcatcatctagtaaacaaTATAACAAATATTGCTAGTCTTACATCTTTAGCGACTTGGAGGAACCAGTTCTTGGCGGAGGTGGCGTTGGTGATGGTCTCCTGCGTGGTGAAGGTCTTGGACGCGATGATGAAGAGCGCTGTCTCAGGGTTCAGCCGCTTGAGCACCTCCGCCAGGTGGGTGCCGTCGATGTTTGACACAAAGTGGACCTGTTCATACCATAGAGCTTTTAATTCATGGCTCTAACTACTTGGTACCGATAAAAGATGGTGGCcttaaaacagctgttctgtttggcggccattttaactTAACTTAGGGTAAGGTATGgctaatattttcaatatttaaaaaataataaagcttAGTTTAGAGAAGTAAAGAATAAATAGGAGAAAAAAGTTGTTTACTATTGAGTAAGTCTAAAAAACATTCAAttacttattacatttttaaaaacacaaGAATTAATATTTGCTTTctagaaaaaaattaacaattttaaaGCAATCATAAAATCATGGGTTCAAAATTTGAATTATGAATATTTCAATTAcgccaaaaaaatattttcatttccttataaatagaaaaaacaGTACAGGCCATAAAAATACAACTTGAATTGATAAAGACAATGAGACAAGCCGAATTTATTACATACCTTAAGTTGATTCGCGTAAGGCTTTAGCGCCTCCGTGACCATCAGAGGACCAAGATCCGAACCACCGATACCAATGTTTATAACATCTGTGATGGATTTGCCTGTGTACCtgttaaagataaataaatgatacTTTAGTAAGGAATCTgttatatgtaggtagatagaaaAACTTGTTGACGCGGTTGCACCCGCGCGATGCGTGAGTCAGTAGGAATACAGCTGGTAACGATATAACTGTGTTTCTATTTAACCCCTCCCAAAAgcctagaaaaaaaaaaaatggattagccagctgaagtggcagtgggtagACCATGTCTGTCACAAAATCCAGGGGCCTTttccaggtaacctcccagtgtgcccggatgctgctggtcccttttggatgcgtccgaggggaagagcagtgttcgggccggtgcgccccggtaacatggctaataatttctcttcggagatattgttggctatggctaatgacctggcagggggggtggtttctccgcgtgtccctctgactagcagagggcacagtggacgaagcggaggatgggacgcgggcgacgtgcgcgtcccaaggtcgggggacgcacttcgttggtgcgtcccggaggtgcgtcgatggggaccgagcaggtccccggtggagggtctgccttggcagacgtcgctggctgggtcgcggttgtttgcttcggccgttcccgtgacccagtcgccaggcgacgcgcagtagcgccgctggggtttagtgggtattccggtcgcctctcggccggcgagtcccacataccctccctcagctggctggctgcctcacggctggctggctagcttccggggggcatgcgtaaatgcattccccagcgtcaaaaaaaaaaaaaaaaaaaggggctCAACTCGCTGCGCGTAATGGTTGAGTACGGACCGCTGTGATGGTGCATGAGGTGATGTCGGCGAGATGGCTGCAGATTATCTCCCGACAGTTCCTGCTGATCTTCACCGTTGGCCTTGTCACCGTAATCCAGGCAAGTGGAGCTAATGGTGTCCAGTCCCACGAGGGATGACATTGTCTTAGCATTAAAAAGCAGTTTCAAAGCTGAGGGGTAGATCCATCTATTGTCACAATTGAAATTCAGATGACTGCTAATTTCATACATATTCAACCATAATATACTATAGTGTGTGGTACCTGAACTGTGGATGTGTTCCCTTATTGCTGATTGCCATTGATGTCCACATTTTTCCAACTAGTtgtagatgcttttgatgattcaaaaatacttttaaaagtctaattgaataaaaatattttgaatattgaattatttttttgaatttttaactaCAGAGTATAAATTCGTACCCTTTCCAGTTCCCACTGATGACTTGTTGAGAGAACTCCTTCATATGAGCAAGTACCGCATTCACGTCTGGTGATACATCCTTGCCATTGACTAGTATGGGCTTGTTCTGTCTATTGCGTAGGGCTACGTGCAGGACTGCTCTGTCTTCAGTGAAGTTGATCTTTTGGCCTGCAATCagttgtaaataattttataattaacttGACTGTTgggttattttttaaaattggtttaaaTTGTTGGAATTGATACAAGattgtcatttattttattaaaagtaattAAGTATTAGTCTTAAAAGAATTTGTATAAAAACgggtgttttaagcaattaaatatcacttattttaatggtgaaggaaaatatcatgaggcaacctgcatgcctgagagttctgcataatgttctcaaag
The window above is part of the Maniola jurtina chromosome 5, ilManJurt1.1, whole genome shotgun sequence genome. Proteins encoded here:
- the LOC123865291 gene encoding glucose-6-phosphate isomerase; translation: MSNRHSLSILLIRQFRFNFSASTRKLCKLKMEPKVNLKEDPAYVKLQEFYNLNADKINIQQLFQKDPERFNKFSLRIPTPNDGEILLDYSKNRVDEAALALLLQLARSRNVEQARDAMFSGQKINFTEDRAVLHVALRNRQNKPILVNGKDVSPDVNAVLAHMKEFSQQVISGNWKGYTGKSITDVINIGIGGSDLGPLMVTEALKPYANQLKVHFVSNIDGTHLAEVLKRLNPETALFIIASKTFTTQETITNATSAKNWFLQVAKDPSAVSKHFVALSTNAEKVTAFGIDPKNMFGFWDWVGGRYSLWSAIGLSISLYIGFDNFEKLLDGANFMDNHFTTAPLEKNAPVILALLGVWYSNFYGAETHALLPYDQYLHRFAAYFQQGDMESNGKYVTRGGQQVQYNTGPIVWGEPGTNGQHAFYQLIHQGTRLIPCDFIAPAQTHNPISGGLHHKILLANFLAQTEALMKGKTSDEAKAELEKSGMAPEAIFKILPHKVFKGNRPTNSIVVKKVTPFTLGALIAMYEHKIFTQGVIWDINSFDQWGVELGKQLAKAIEPELQDSSPVTSHDGSTNGLINFLKANFA